A section of the Streptomyces sp. SLBN-118 genome encodes:
- a CDS encoding DUF6177 family protein yields the protein MTKDVIALTPRMPDTWALLAGLYAGGPDLDVTATADGAVIQLCGHGGRPVVSVEAPVLVQVPGEIARLLGTEAAAAVDTPVWWTETRASTAVPEAERLAGSVVGRLTALLGGASWPPGATALDVVPVTSGLAAVPAPSDALPAVDVVTDSTAVVLADRRVIPLTAWLSDVLRTTANTNRALQIVTPPHAQLSLLTRMALSGAPNRWVVQDTDCGYYDGLSGAVLRWQEGTFAPARTQSGAAHVARAFSRVTASKERQLTVSFRTRYDADDDLLLGRSLETAWQLLTGAPPVGWGTAEPVNLPWSTRQLTDLARSRVPEPTLLTAVGHPDRPAIANARITRTTAGVEEDITLTLGYGPGETVPLDAVEALAAALVAQHSLTTMLTTVRPARRDLAVPSHFESPPVPVAFTLGADAVADTTLTHARRPPLPLRPVQLGPSTHPALHYVLGDGTNAETWSTLDVLTQHLKAATEPV from the coding sequence ATGACCAAGGACGTCATCGCCCTCACACCGAGGATGCCCGACACCTGGGCCCTACTGGCTGGCCTGTACGCCGGAGGGCCCGACCTCGACGTGACCGCCACCGCCGACGGTGCAGTCATCCAGCTCTGCGGCCATGGCGGGCGACCCGTCGTCTCCGTCGAGGCGCCCGTCCTGGTCCAGGTCCCGGGCGAGATCGCCCGACTCCTGGGCACGGAGGCAGCCGCTGCCGTGGACACGCCCGTGTGGTGGACCGAAACCCGCGCCTCCACCGCCGTACCCGAAGCCGAACGCTTGGCGGGATCTGTCGTGGGCCGGCTGACCGCCCTGCTCGGCGGCGCCTCCTGGCCTCCCGGAGCGACTGCGCTCGATGTTGTCCCCGTCACCTCCGGCCTTGCCGCGGTCCCCGCTCCGAGCGACGCACTGCCGGCCGTCGACGTGGTCACCGATTCCACCGCTGTCGTACTCGCCGACCGACGAGTCATCCCACTGACGGCCTGGCTCTCCGACGTACTGCGCACCACTGCCAACACCAACCGCGCCCTGCAGATAGTCACTCCGCCACACGCTCAGCTCAGCCTGCTCACCCGCATGGCACTCAGCGGCGCGCCCAACCGCTGGGTCGTCCAGGACACCGACTGCGGCTACTACGACGGACTGTCCGGCGCCGTACTCCGATGGCAGGAAGGTACGTTCGCCCCTGCACGTACGCAATCAGGCGCCGCGCACGTGGCCAGGGCGTTCAGCCGCGTAACGGCCTCCAAAGAACGCCAGCTGACCGTCTCGTTCCGCACCCGGTACGACGCCGATGACGATCTGCTGCTCGGCCGCTCACTGGAGACCGCCTGGCAGCTGCTCACGGGCGCGCCGCCCGTCGGCTGGGGCACAGCCGAACCCGTCAACCTGCCATGGTCCACCAGGCAGTTGACCGATCTGGCCCGAAGCCGTGTCCCCGAGCCGACACTGCTCACCGCCGTCGGCCATCCGGACCGCCCGGCCATCGCAAACGCGCGGATCACCCGCACCACGGCGGGCGTCGAGGAGGACATCACTCTCACGCTGGGCTACGGACCGGGCGAGACCGTGCCGCTCGACGCCGTCGAGGCCCTCGCCGCCGCCCTGGTCGCCCAGCACAGCCTCACCACAATGCTCACCACCGTCCGCCCGGCACGGCGCGACCTGGCCGTCCCCTCACACTTCGAATCGCCGCCCGTCCCGGTCGCCTTCACGCTCGGCGCGGACGCGGTCGCCGACACCACTCTTACCCACGCTCGCCGCCCCCCGCTCCCTCTCCGCCCCGTCCAGCTCGGCCCCTCCACGCACCCGGCCCTCCACTACGTCCTGGGCGACGGGACGAACGCGGAGACGTGGAGCACGCTCGACGTACTGACCCAGCACCTGAAGGCGGCGACTGAGCCCGTGTAA
- the eccCb gene encoding type VII secretion protein EccCb → MTQQLVHRPARSSRPLTPAAARIIEAPPNLPEGKIGTPATALLPMAGVMGSVVMMTVIRNSQFAAVGAIVLVFALLGAVALFWSQRGKAQRTRRTQRERYLEYLEELREELAAAERELRDQARLLNPPPAALYDIVRDPARCWERRRLDADFLRVRLGTGDVLVQNLSIGQNSGGVLTPPDRFMLNEAGALRSRFSWANDFPLTVPLDRAGNVSIVGDREGVLRVARALLVHTAVLHAPDDVAIALGVPGERLEDWQWAKWLPHALDAQDHEGPVAARRIAPSLPQLAGVLAQDLRRRASYAAEVRRGLSDKQALRLTGRLMVISDEYGETAAELPRPDTAVGLQDMGITVLHLLAEQVHEPDEVSVRISVTGDHITVEDLRTTDAPAAQGTCDAVSIPGAEGIARMMAPLRLSAESVAEGTPVSGPVDFPALLGIDDPAALDTNRLWAPRGDRDFLRVPIGVDDRHRPVLLDLKESSQLGMGPHGLCVGATGSGKSELLRTLVLALVATHSPDDLAMVLVDYKGGATFAPFEQLPHVAGVITNLENQAGLVERVHTSLAGEVKRRQQVLKDAGNVADIGHYAALRAERTDLEPLPHLFVVIDEFGELLTAKPDFIDLFLSIGRIGRSIGVHLLLSSQRIEGGKLKGLDTYLSYRLGLRTFSADESRTVLDTTDAFLLPPLPGFGYLKVDTSTYTRFKAGYVSGGYRGPTARDADEQAPLALPYPTFNTLQEPDPVPDENRPAATARETGPTVMSVIVDQLRTATDPVRRIWLPPLPDAVTLDAAAGPVQASERGLHLSHRPGAMRVPLGVLDDPAKQWRGPWVLDLTVAGGHTAIVGGPQSGKTTLLRTIALSLSLTHTPQEVALYGLDLAGGGLSALAGLPHVGGIAGRADHERAARTVAEVRAMLAAREQLFREHSIDSIDQLRNLRSQGRLPQLPSTDVVLLIDGLGSLRDEFANLDDAVTDLLKRGGGYGIHVVAGMLRWNDVRIANQSMFGTRVELRLNDPADSGVDRKLSETLSPDTPGRVLTDSKLFAQAALPRIDAQVSTGDLGPALEEAARTIRATWHGELASPIRVLPTRLDCAKLPSAAAEPRKTPIGVDQDTLAPVLLDLFEHDQHLLILGDNECGKTNLLKLISQQLIDRYRDEELVFAVFDPRRGLRGVVPEPYRGGYAHNAKISAGLAAGIAKELDKRLPDESVDHDALTDQLGFTGPRIVILVDDYDILTTAGQQPLAPFLPYVSSAQDIGLHFIVARRVAGSSRALYEPFLTTLRETGTAALVMTGERGEGQLFPGLYASAQPPGRGTLVRRGRPHQLIQTALAHRDAP, encoded by the coding sequence GTGACCCAGCAGCTCGTCCACCGACCCGCCCGCAGCTCTCGTCCGCTTACCCCCGCCGCCGCGCGCATCATCGAGGCTCCGCCGAATCTGCCAGAAGGCAAGATCGGTACCCCAGCGACCGCGCTGTTGCCGATGGCCGGTGTGATGGGCTCGGTCGTGATGATGACCGTCATCCGCAACAGCCAGTTCGCCGCGGTCGGGGCGATCGTCCTGGTCTTCGCGCTGCTCGGTGCCGTGGCCCTGTTCTGGTCACAGCGCGGCAAGGCACAGCGCACCCGTCGTACGCAACGAGAGCGGTATCTGGAGTATCTGGAAGAGCTGCGCGAGGAGTTGGCGGCTGCGGAACGGGAACTGCGCGATCAGGCACGGTTGCTCAATCCTCCGCCGGCGGCGCTGTACGACATTGTGCGCGACCCCGCGCGGTGCTGGGAGCGGCGCCGCCTCGACGCGGACTTCCTGCGGGTGCGACTGGGTACCGGCGACGTGCTGGTGCAGAACCTGTCGATCGGCCAGAACAGCGGTGGCGTGCTGACCCCACCGGACCGTTTCATGCTGAACGAGGCCGGAGCCCTGCGGTCTCGATTCTCCTGGGCGAACGACTTTCCGCTGACGGTCCCGCTGGACCGGGCGGGCAACGTGAGCATCGTCGGCGACCGTGAGGGGGTCCTGCGGGTGGCCCGGGCGCTGCTGGTCCATACGGCCGTGCTGCATGCGCCGGACGATGTCGCCATCGCTCTCGGCGTCCCCGGCGAGCGGCTGGAAGACTGGCAGTGGGCCAAGTGGCTTCCCCACGCACTGGACGCACAAGACCACGAGGGGCCGGTGGCTGCCCGACGGATCGCGCCCAGCTTGCCGCAGCTGGCCGGTGTGCTCGCTCAGGATCTGCGCCGCCGTGCGTCTTATGCGGCCGAGGTGCGGCGCGGGCTCTCCGACAAGCAGGCCCTGCGGCTGACCGGCCGGCTCATGGTGATCAGCGACGAGTACGGCGAGACGGCAGCTGAACTGCCCCGTCCCGACACGGCCGTAGGGCTGCAGGACATGGGCATCACTGTCCTCCATTTGCTGGCCGAGCAGGTGCACGAGCCGGATGAGGTCTCGGTGCGGATCTCCGTCACGGGCGACCACATCACTGTCGAGGACCTGCGCACGACTGACGCCCCTGCCGCTCAGGGCACTTGCGACGCCGTGAGCATCCCCGGCGCCGAGGGCATCGCCCGCATGATGGCCCCGCTGCGGCTGTCCGCCGAGTCGGTCGCGGAGGGCACCCCGGTGTCCGGCCCGGTGGACTTTCCCGCCCTGCTGGGCATCGATGATCCGGCCGCGCTGGATACCAACCGGCTGTGGGCGCCGCGCGGTGACCGGGACTTCCTGCGCGTACCGATCGGGGTCGACGACCGGCACAGGCCGGTACTGCTGGACCTGAAGGAGTCCTCACAGCTGGGCATGGGCCCGCACGGACTGTGTGTGGGCGCGACCGGCTCCGGCAAGAGCGAACTGTTGCGCACCCTGGTGCTGGCGCTCGTCGCCACGCACTCTCCGGACGATCTGGCGATGGTGCTGGTCGACTACAAGGGCGGCGCCACCTTCGCCCCGTTCGAGCAGCTCCCTCATGTCGCCGGCGTGATCACGAACCTGGAGAACCAGGCCGGGCTGGTCGAGCGGGTCCACACCAGCCTGGCGGGCGAGGTCAAGCGCCGTCAGCAGGTACTGAAGGACGCCGGGAATGTGGCGGACATCGGGCACTATGCCGCGCTGCGCGCAGAGCGGACCGACCTGGAGCCGCTGCCGCATCTGTTCGTCGTGATCGACGAGTTCGGTGAACTGCTCACCGCGAAGCCGGACTTCATCGACCTGTTCCTGTCGATCGGCCGGATCGGCCGGTCGATCGGTGTGCATCTGCTGCTCTCCAGCCAGCGCATCGAGGGAGGCAAGCTCAAGGGCCTGGACACGTATCTCTCGTACAGGCTGGGCCTGCGTACCTTCTCCGCCGACGAGTCGCGCACGGTGCTGGACACCACGGACGCGTTCCTGTTGCCGCCGCTGCCGGGCTTCGGCTATCTCAAGGTCGACACGTCCACGTATACGCGCTTTAAAGCTGGTTACGTGTCGGGCGGTTACCGCGGCCCCACCGCGCGGGACGCAGACGAGCAGGCGCCACTCGCGCTGCCCTACCCCACCTTCAACACACTTCAGGAGCCCGACCCCGTCCCCGACGAGAATCGGCCCGCCGCCACCGCGCGAGAGACCGGTCCGACCGTGATGTCGGTGATCGTTGATCAGCTCCGCACGGCCACCGATCCCGTGCGCCGCATCTGGCTTCCGCCGCTGCCCGACGCCGTGACCCTCGATGCTGCTGCTGGCCCTGTCCAGGCGTCGGAGCGCGGGCTTCACCTCAGTCACCGGCCGGGTGCCATGCGAGTGCCGCTGGGTGTCCTCGACGACCCTGCCAAGCAGTGGCGGGGGCCGTGGGTGCTCGATCTCACCGTGGCGGGCGGCCACACCGCCATCGTCGGCGGTCCGCAATCCGGAAAGACCACCCTGCTGCGTACGATCGCGTTGTCGCTGTCCCTTACGCACACTCCACAGGAAGTGGCGCTCTACGGCCTCGACCTGGCGGGCGGCGGCCTCTCCGCGCTCGCCGGGCTGCCCCATGTCGGCGGCATCGCGGGGCGCGCGGACCACGAGCGTGCCGCCCGCACCGTGGCCGAGGTGCGCGCCATGCTCGCGGCCCGAGAGCAGCTCTTCCGCGAGCATTCCATCGACTCCATCGACCAGTTGAGAAATCTGCGTTCCCAGGGCCGACTGCCCCAGCTCCCCTCCACGGACGTGGTGCTGCTCATCGACGGACTCGGCTCCCTGCGCGACGAGTTCGCGAACCTGGACGACGCGGTCACTGATCTGCTCAAGCGCGGAGGGGGGTACGGCATTCATGTGGTGGCCGGCATGCTCCGCTGGAACGACGTACGCATCGCCAACCAGTCGATGTTCGGCACACGGGTCGAGCTGCGGCTCAATGATCCGGCCGACTCCGGCGTGGACCGCAAGCTCTCCGAGACGCTGTCGCCCGACACCCCCGGCCGAGTGCTCACCGACAGCAAGCTCTTCGCCCAGGCAGCCCTTCCCCGTATCGACGCCCAGGTGTCCACCGGGGACCTCGGGCCGGCCTTGGAAGAGGCAGCCCGCACGATCCGCGCCACCTGGCACGGCGAACTTGCCTCTCCGATACGGGTGCTGCCTACCCGCCTGGACTGTGCGAAGCTGCCATCGGCCGCCGCGGAACCGCGGAAGACGCCCATTGGTGTCGATCAAGACACCCTCGCGCCTGTGCTGCTGGATCTGTTCGAGCACGACCAGCATCTGCTGATCCTCGGCGACAACGAGTGCGGCAAGACCAATCTGCTCAAGCTGATCTCCCAGCAGCTCATCGACCGCTACCGGGACGAGGAACTTGTCTTCGCCGTCTTCGACCCGCGACGCGGGCTGCGCGGCGTGGTCCCCGAGCCGTACCGGGGCGGCTACGCGCACAACGCAAAGATCTCCGCGGGGCTGGCGGCCGGAATCGCCAAGGAACTCGATAAACGGCTGCCCGATGAAAGCGTCGACCACGATGCCCTCACCGACCAGCTCGGGTTCACCGGTCCCCGCATTGTCATCCTCGTCGACGACTACGACATCCTCACCACCGCGGGGCAGCAGCCCCTGGCCCCATTCCTGCCGTACGTCTCCTCCGCCCAGGACATCGGACTGCACTTCATCGTCGCCCGCCGCGTCGCCGGCTCCTCGCGCGCCCTGTACGAACCGTTCCTGACGACCCTCCGCGAAACCGGCACCGCCGCCCTCGTCATGACCGGCGAGCGCGGCGAGGGCCAGCTGTTCCCTGGCCTGTACGCCAGCGCCCAGCCCCCGGGCCGCGGCACCCTCGTACGCCGCGGCCGCCCCCACCAGCTCATCCAGACCGCCCTCGCCCACCGGGACGCACCATGA
- a CDS encoding type VII secretion protein, with product MAERTHIAQQVQQPVTTGRQIIVTSIRGGAGKTTVAALLSRTFNHYRHDPVLTLEADAALGTLPMRLGAESVRWSLADLAQIARPSMQLTDITGYLVPLEDGGWLLPGSQGRIGARVDIATYRTVMVALRRYFGVTVVDCETLPGEVARTALDTAHARVLVTPATAEGVASTRAVLDWLTSLPVSVLSSTVVALTVATPHAALDTTAAVKQLRETGVEVVTLPYDRHLAAGGAIRTPLLCAQTRQATTSLAAEVLQRAAGAR from the coding sequence GTGGCCGAGCGGACCCACATCGCCCAGCAGGTGCAGCAGCCGGTCACCACCGGTCGTCAGATCATCGTGACCAGCATCCGTGGCGGGGCGGGCAAGACAACGGTGGCGGCGCTGCTGAGCCGTACCTTCAATCACTACCGGCATGATCCGGTGCTCACGTTGGAGGCGGATGCCGCGCTCGGCACTCTTCCGATGCGCCTGGGCGCGGAATCCGTTCGCTGGTCACTGGCGGACCTGGCTCAGATCGCGCGGCCCTCGATGCAGCTGACCGACATCACCGGCTATCTCGTCCCGCTGGAGGACGGGGGCTGGCTGCTGCCCGGCAGCCAGGGGCGGATCGGCGCACGCGTGGACATCGCGACGTACCGGACGGTGATGGTGGCGCTGCGCCGCTACTTCGGCGTGACGGTGGTGGACTGCGAGACGCTGCCGGGCGAGGTGGCCCGCACCGCGCTCGACACTGCGCACGCCCGGGTGCTCGTCACCCCGGCGACTGCGGAGGGCGTGGCCTCCACGCGCGCGGTGCTCGACTGGCTCACCTCACTGCCCGTCTCCGTTCTTTCAAGCACCGTCGTGGCACTGACCGTGGCCACCCCGCACGCGGCACTGGACACGACGGCGGCCGTCAAGCAGCTGCGCGAGACGGGGGTGGAGGTGGTGACGCTGCCCTACGATCGGCATCTGGCCGCCGGCGGCGCGATTCGTACACCCCTGCTCTGCGCTCAGACCCGGCAGGCCACCACTAGCCTGGCTGCCGAGGTTTTGCAGCGCGCGGCGGGTGCCCGGTGA
- the eccD gene encoding type VII secretion integral membrane protein EccD yields MGATRRTGLSRVTLVGERRRIDLVLPSHEPIGRLLPDVIRLLDDRVAAQPMLRHLVMADGSVLPHDSTLDASAVQDGAVLRLVRVQDVPSAPVVHDVTDEVARDLDVRAWRWRPAARRVTAGAAMAAWALAAGMLARSEFAWSTVAVALLVVATVTAVIGGLVGRFGQRGLATTLIVTAGALGVMGAWTLADAHAWSGALRLAVVAAALTLDLVLLGWFSPLGRGGLIGAAAVAVVTVGWELVAAAQGGAGSAQEQARTGDVMAVASVVVLGLLPRLALAAAGLTALDDRRSGGASVSRYRVATALGATHRGLALATVVLAVSGAAAGVMALRAPNVWTVLLAVVVAAVLWLRARAFPLVVEVVVLLLAGAAVAVRLIMVWSQRSGAYGSLATLVALAVIPLAVLAVQPPEHVRVRLRRMGDTAESVGVIALFPLLIGVFGVYGRLLGTFA; encoded by the coding sequence ATGGGGGCAACCAGACGTACGGGATTGAGCCGGGTCACCTTGGTCGGCGAGCGCCGAAGAATAGATCTCGTCCTGCCCTCCCATGAACCCATCGGGCGGCTACTTCCGGATGTTATCCGGCTGCTGGACGACCGGGTGGCGGCGCAGCCCATGCTGCGGCATCTGGTCATGGCCGACGGATCGGTTCTCCCTCATGACAGCACGCTGGACGCGTCCGCCGTGCAGGACGGTGCGGTGCTGCGGCTCGTACGGGTCCAGGACGTGCCATCCGCGCCCGTGGTCCATGACGTCACCGATGAGGTCGCACGGGACCTGGATGTACGGGCCTGGCGCTGGCGCCCGGCCGCGCGGCGGGTAACGGCCGGGGCGGCCATGGCCGCCTGGGCACTGGCTGCCGGAATGCTCGCACGGAGCGAGTTCGCCTGGTCCACGGTCGCCGTCGCGCTGCTGGTCGTGGCCACGGTAACCGCCGTCATCGGTGGGCTGGTCGGCCGCTTCGGTCAGCGTGGCCTCGCGACCACACTGATCGTCACAGCAGGTGCTCTGGGTGTGATGGGAGCGTGGACACTGGCGGACGCGCATGCCTGGAGCGGTGCCCTGCGGCTCGCGGTAGTGGCCGCCGCACTGACGCTGGATCTGGTCCTGCTGGGCTGGTTCTCTCCGCTGGGGCGCGGTGGGTTGATCGGCGCTGCGGCCGTCGCGGTGGTGACCGTAGGCTGGGAACTTGTCGCAGCGGCGCAGGGCGGCGCGGGGTCGGCACAGGAGCAGGCTCGTACAGGTGACGTGATGGCTGTGGCGTCCGTGGTGGTGCTGGGGCTGCTGCCGCGGCTCGCGCTGGCGGCAGCCGGTCTGACCGCTCTGGACGACCGCCGCTCGGGCGGGGCGTCGGTGAGCCGCTATCGGGTGGCGACGGCGCTCGGTGCGACGCATCGCGGCTTGGCGCTGGCCACGGTCGTACTGGCCGTCTCTGGCGCCGCCGCAGGGGTGATGGCGCTCCGGGCTCCGAATGTGTGGACGGTGCTGCTGGCGGTGGTCGTCGCGGCGGTGCTGTGGCTGCGGGCGCGGGCGTTTCCGCTGGTCGTCGAGGTCGTGGTGCTTTTGCTGGCGGGAGCCGCCGTGGCCGTCCGGCTGATCATGGTGTGGTCGCAGCGGTCTGGAGCGTACGGATCGTTGGCCACGCTCGTTGCCCTGGCGGTGATTCCGCTGGCGGTGTTGGCCGTGCAGCCTCCTGAGCATGTGCGGGTGCGGCTGCGGCGGATGGGGGACACCGCCGAATCGGTCGGCGTGATCGCCTTGTTCCCTCTGCTCATCGGGGTGTTCGGCGTGTACGGGCGGCTGCTCGGCACATTCGCGTAG
- a CDS encoding immunity 49 family protein, translating into MMVRVPRHGSPGPDDEGYAQELGEDVADTFGTLEQSPRMFDIALSEALTYMQARLAVNPDGSGIDTWEAVVSAMQVGSALFATASATEGTVQYRINHELRTIPATGPQSYANAGNWLTTFWLAIVCRDQNRMNQLCEVPLELLRASGQEYDEYIYHWVDALQAYWLERPGLLDKLVAAIEASYPNIARIADRDLLEKILYQPINLFHRFLRKDHEGFNAALVEALEAHKAYWTADEKRTRSVQGLVALGPLAITCLAYDAGFPIEVESEYLPSELLNRAWLGEFET; encoded by the coding sequence GTGATGGTGAGGGTGCCCCGACATGGCAGCCCTGGGCCCGACGACGAGGGCTACGCGCAGGAGCTGGGCGAGGACGTCGCCGACACGTTCGGCACGCTGGAGCAGTCTCCGCGCATGTTCGACATCGCGCTGAGCGAGGCACTCACGTATATGCAGGCCCGCCTTGCGGTCAATCCGGACGGGTCCGGTATCGACACCTGGGAAGCCGTGGTCTCGGCGATGCAGGTGGGGTCCGCGCTGTTCGCAACGGCGAGCGCGACCGAGGGAACCGTGCAGTACCGCATCAACCACGAACTGCGGACCATCCCAGCCACAGGACCACAGTCCTACGCCAACGCAGGAAACTGGCTCACCACGTTCTGGCTTGCCATCGTCTGCCGTGACCAGAACCGCATGAACCAGTTGTGCGAGGTGCCGCTTGAGCTGCTGCGCGCCTCCGGTCAGGAGTACGACGAGTACATCTATCACTGGGTGGACGCTCTCCAGGCGTACTGGCTGGAACGGCCAGGACTGCTCGACAAGCTCGTCGCGGCGATCGAAGCGTCCTACCCGAACATCGCCCGTATCGCCGACCGGGATCTTCTGGAGAAGATTCTTTACCAGCCGATCAACCTGTTCCACCGCTTCCTTCGCAAGGACCACGAAGGCTTCAACGCGGCACTCGTGGAAGCTCTCGAGGCTCACAAGGCCTACTGGACCGCCGATGAGAAACGGACACGAAGCGTCCAAGGGCTCGTCGCCCTTGGCCCACTGGCCATCACCTGCCTCGCCTACGACGCAGGCTTCCCGATCGAGGTCGAGTCCGAATACCTGCCCAGTGAATTGCTCAACAGGGCCTGGCTGGGCGAGTTCGAAACGTGA